The proteins below are encoded in one region of Pongo pygmaeus isolate AG05252 chromosome 20, NHGRI_mPonPyg2-v2.0_pri, whole genome shotgun sequence:
- the ZFR2 gene encoding zinc finger RNA-binding protein 2 isoform X1 has translation MATSQYFDFAQGGGPQYSPEVETTPPALASGLPCALPWTVGCSGSDVVTALSPSLRGLACICSILWDPAW, from the exons ATGGCGACGAGTCAGTATTTCGACTTCGCGCAGGGCGGCGGCCCGCAGTACAG TCCGGAAGTGGAGACCACTCCCCCGGCCCTTGCATCTGGGCTTCCTTGTGCCCTGCCTTGGACAGTTGGCTGCAGTGGAAGTGACGTTGTGACTGCCCTGAGCCCAAGCTTAAGAGGCCTTGCCTGCATCTGCTCCATCTTGTGGGACCCTGCCTGGTGA